A portion of the Chelmon rostratus isolate fCheRos1 chromosome 15, fCheRos1.pri, whole genome shotgun sequence genome contains these proteins:
- the fam167b gene encoding protein FAM167A → MDFKEFGDESSEGAAEDLDSVKALTEKLKLQTRRPSYLEWQERVQSRAWTERSAHGPYAGGQVASIPATQRNDNSDAVVRNICGFDTIDDALEFLRKELREMQVQDNSLARQLIRLRGEIHRLKVEQVCDRHKEMLDDATYELEECGEESDLLCDIPMKAAFALSTPLKHLGLTKMNINSRRFSLC, encoded by the exons ATGGATTTTAAAGAGTTTGGCGACGAGTCCTCCGAGGGAGCCGCGGAGGATCTGGACAGCGTGAAAGCACTGACAGaaaagctgaagctgcagactcGCAGACCATCCTATCTGGAGTGGCAGGAGCGGGTACAGAGCCGAGCGTGGACGGAGAGATCAGCGCACGGTCCGTACGCCGGAGGACAAGTCGCTTCCATACCCGCAACTCAGAGAAATGACAATTCAGACGCGGTTGTGCGCAACATCTGCGGCTTTGACACTATTGATGATGCTTTGGAGTTTCTGAGAAAAGAGCTG AGGGAGATGCAGGTCCAGGACAACAGCCTGGCCCGTCAGCTGATCCGCCTGCGCGGGGAGATCCACCGGCTGAAGGTGGAGCAGGTGTGCGATCGCCACAAGGAGATGCTGGACGACGCAACGTACGAGTTGGAGGAGTGCGGCGAGGAGTCGGACCTGCTGTGTGACATCCCGATGAAGGCTGCCTTCGCTCTGTCCACCCCGCTCAAACACCTGGGCCTCACCAAGATGAACATCAACTCCAGGCGCTTCTCGCTGTGTTAA
- the zgc:154055 gene encoding myotubularin-related protein 9 isoform X2: MEFSEHIKTANVEDVVLRQALHPPSRGTLCITGHHLLFSDREEGASRQVLLLLRNIDAIEKRTSGSSGTITIKCKDLRVLQLDIPGMEQCLNIAHSIETLSCLDSVSEMYPFFYRPSDHSLQDQWGLSSPEKHYSQMKELHDRWRLSTVNKDYSVCPSYPPAVIVPKNTDDDMLKKVAKFRQGGRFPVLCYYHRKNGMVIMRSSQPLTGANRKRCREDEHLLQAVIDGSDKGYIIDTRSSQQAQQARMTGGGFESKSFYNHWKRLHRQMERGKSLQESLIKLVEACGDSSHNVDRWLSKLENSKWLSHVQTALSTAGLLAECVERDGHSVLVHGSEGTDCTLLISTLAQLIVDPCCRTLEGFLALLEREWVQAGHPFQQRCAHSAYSHARLQQESPVFLLLLDCVWQLWRQFPLALGFSEALLLRLATEAYASDYGTFLCNSHQERCALAVMENTHCLFQALLRPRERDYYSNPLYEPTELAIWPSVHPQSLQLWRGFFLRWTQQARHLEEVQEEIRSMVIEWGKLALS; this comes from the exons ATGGAGTTTTCTGAGCACATCAAGACCGCCAACGTGGAGGATGTTGTGCTCCGACAGGCGCTACACCCGCCGAGCAGGGGCACCCTGTGCATCACCGGCCACCACCTGCTCTTCTCGGACAGGGAGGAGGGCGCCTCTCGGCAGGTCTTACTGCTCCTCAGGAACATCGATGCCATTGAGAAAAG gacaTCTGGATCTTCAGGGACAATTACCATTAAGTGTAAAGATCTGCGTGTGCTCCAGCTTGACATCCCGGGCATGGAGCAGTGTCTCAACATTGCGCACTCCATCGAG ACCCTGTCCTGTCTGGACAGTGTGTCAGAGATGTATCCTTTCTTTTACAGACCCTCTGATCACAGCCTGCAGGACCAGTGGGGTCTTTCATCCCCTGAAAAGCACTACAGTCAAATGAAGGAGCTC CATGATAGGTGGAGGCTGAGCACTGTGAACAAAGACTACTCAGTGTGTCCCTCTTATCCTCCAGCTGTCATCGTCCCCAAGAACACAGATGATGACATGCTAAAGAAGGTGGCCAAATTCAGACAGGGGGGACGCTTCCCTGTCCTGTGCTACTACCACAGGAAGAATGGCATG GTAATCATGCGCAGCAGTCAGCCGCTGACAGGAGCCAATAGGAAGCGCTGCAGGGAAGATGAGCACCTCCTCCAGGCTGTGATTGACGGCTCAGATAAAGGTTACATTATTGACACGCGCTCCAGTCAGCAGGCGCAGCAGGCTCGGATGACAGGCGGAGGGTTTGAGTCAAAATCATTTTATAACCACTGGAAGAGACtgcacagacagatggaaag GGGTAAATCACTGCAGGAGAGCCTAATTAAACTGGTGGAGGCCTGCGGTGACTCGTCCCATAATGTGGACCGTTGGCTCAGTAAGCTCGAGAATTCAAAGTGGCTGTCTCACGTCCAAACTGCCTTGTCAACAGCTGGCCTGCTGGCAGAGTGTGTGGAGAG GGACGGTCATTCAGTTCTGGTTCACGGCTCTGAAGGGACAGACTGCACTTTGCTCATCAGCACTCTGGCTCAGCTAATCGTGGACCCATGCTGCCGCACACTGGAGGGCTTCCTGGCTCTGCTGGAGAGGGAGTGGGTACag GCCGGACACCCGTTCCAGCAGCGTTGTGCCCACTCAGCCTACTCCCATGCCCGCCTTCAGCAGGAGTCCCCggtcttcctgctgctgctggactgtgtGTGGCAGCTGTGGCGTCAGTTCCCCCTGGCACTGGGCTTCTCAGAGGCGCTGCTGCTTAGGCTGGCGACAGAGGCCTACGCGTCTGACTATGGCACCTTCCTGTGCAACAGCCATCAGGAGAG GTGCGCTCTAGCAGTGATGGAGAACACTCACTGTTTGTTCCAGGCCCTGTTGAGGCCCAGGGAGAGAGATTACTACTCTAACCCCCTGTATGAGCCCACTGAGTTAGCAATCTGGCCCTCAGTCCACCCGCAGTCCCTGCAGCTTTGGAGGG GCTTTTTTCTGAGGTGGACCCAACAGGCTCGTCACCTTGAAGAGGTTCAGGAGGAAATAAGGAGCATGGTCATTGAGTGGGGGAAGCTGGCACTCAGCTGA
- the zgc:154055 gene encoding myotubularin-related protein 9 isoform X1, with translation MEFSEHIKTANVEDVVLRQALHPPSRGTLCITGHHLLFSDREEGASRQVLLLLRNIDAIEKSVENLLAHSGLFSNAARSDRTSGSSGTITIKCKDLRVLQLDIPGMEQCLNIAHSIETLSCLDSVSEMYPFFYRPSDHSLQDQWGLSSPEKHYSQMKELHDRWRLSTVNKDYSVCPSYPPAVIVPKNTDDDMLKKVAKFRQGGRFPVLCYYHRKNGMVIMRSSQPLTGANRKRCREDEHLLQAVIDGSDKGYIIDTRSSQQAQQARMTGGGFESKSFYNHWKRLHRQMERGKSLQESLIKLVEACGDSSHNVDRWLSKLENSKWLSHVQTALSTAGLLAECVERDGHSVLVHGSEGTDCTLLISTLAQLIVDPCCRTLEGFLALLEREWVQAGHPFQQRCAHSAYSHARLQQESPVFLLLLDCVWQLWRQFPLALGFSEALLLRLATEAYASDYGTFLCNSHQERCALAVMENTHCLFQALLRPRERDYYSNPLYEPTELAIWPSVHPQSLQLWRGFFLRWTQQARHLEEVQEEIRSMVIEWGKLALS, from the exons ATGGAGTTTTCTGAGCACATCAAGACCGCCAACGTGGAGGATGTTGTGCTCCGACAGGCGCTACACCCGCCGAGCAGGGGCACCCTGTGCATCACCGGCCACCACCTGCTCTTCTCGGACAGGGAGGAGGGCGCCTCTCGGCAGGTCTTACTGCTCCTCAGGAACATCGATGCCATTGAGAAAAG TGTGGAAAACCTTTTGGCCCATTCCGGCCTCTTCTCTAATGCAGCCCGCAGTGACAG gacaTCTGGATCTTCAGGGACAATTACCATTAAGTGTAAAGATCTGCGTGTGCTCCAGCTTGACATCCCGGGCATGGAGCAGTGTCTCAACATTGCGCACTCCATCGAG ACCCTGTCCTGTCTGGACAGTGTGTCAGAGATGTATCCTTTCTTTTACAGACCCTCTGATCACAGCCTGCAGGACCAGTGGGGTCTTTCATCCCCTGAAAAGCACTACAGTCAAATGAAGGAGCTC CATGATAGGTGGAGGCTGAGCACTGTGAACAAAGACTACTCAGTGTGTCCCTCTTATCCTCCAGCTGTCATCGTCCCCAAGAACACAGATGATGACATGCTAAAGAAGGTGGCCAAATTCAGACAGGGGGGACGCTTCCCTGTCCTGTGCTACTACCACAGGAAGAATGGCATG GTAATCATGCGCAGCAGTCAGCCGCTGACAGGAGCCAATAGGAAGCGCTGCAGGGAAGATGAGCACCTCCTCCAGGCTGTGATTGACGGCTCAGATAAAGGTTACATTATTGACACGCGCTCCAGTCAGCAGGCGCAGCAGGCTCGGATGACAGGCGGAGGGTTTGAGTCAAAATCATTTTATAACCACTGGAAGAGACtgcacagacagatggaaag GGGTAAATCACTGCAGGAGAGCCTAATTAAACTGGTGGAGGCCTGCGGTGACTCGTCCCATAATGTGGACCGTTGGCTCAGTAAGCTCGAGAATTCAAAGTGGCTGTCTCACGTCCAAACTGCCTTGTCAACAGCTGGCCTGCTGGCAGAGTGTGTGGAGAG GGACGGTCATTCAGTTCTGGTTCACGGCTCTGAAGGGACAGACTGCACTTTGCTCATCAGCACTCTGGCTCAGCTAATCGTGGACCCATGCTGCCGCACACTGGAGGGCTTCCTGGCTCTGCTGGAGAGGGAGTGGGTACag GCCGGACACCCGTTCCAGCAGCGTTGTGCCCACTCAGCCTACTCCCATGCCCGCCTTCAGCAGGAGTCCCCggtcttcctgctgctgctggactgtgtGTGGCAGCTGTGGCGTCAGTTCCCCCTGGCACTGGGCTTCTCAGAGGCGCTGCTGCTTAGGCTGGCGACAGAGGCCTACGCGTCTGACTATGGCACCTTCCTGTGCAACAGCCATCAGGAGAG GTGCGCTCTAGCAGTGATGGAGAACACTCACTGTTTGTTCCAGGCCCTGTTGAGGCCCAGGGAGAGAGATTACTACTCTAACCCCCTGTATGAGCCCACTGAGTTAGCAATCTGGCCCTCAGTCCACCCGCAGTCCCTGCAGCTTTGGAGGG GCTTTTTTCTGAGGTGGACCCAACAGGCTCGTCACCTTGAAGAGGTTCAGGAGGAAATAAGGAGCATGGTCATTGAGTGGGGGAAGCTGGCACTCAGCTGA